ATGCCACATGCAATCTTGTCGCAGTATGGTTGAGATTACCGGAGCTCCCATTTGAGTTCTACGACCCGGGGTTTCTCAAAGAAATCGGTAGTGCCATTGGTCCTGTGCTTCAGGTTGACTCGCAAATGGCGACAGAGGCCAGAGGGAGGTATGCACGAATCTGTGTGCAAGTGGACTTGAATAAACCTCTCATTAGGAGCATCCTGCTTGAAGGTATGATTCAGGAAATTCAATATGAAGGCATTAACACATTGTGTTTCTCTTGTGGTCACGTAGGACACCAGAAAGAGGGGTGTCCCTATTCTGTTAAGACAAACGCTCCTACCCCCACGCCAGAGCAGGAGAGCACGCTTGGGGAAGAGGAAGTTGACGTGATGGCAAGTAACAACTTCCAAGAGGTGGGAACTAGTAATGTGAATTTGAAGGATGAGTATGGCCCTTGGGTTCTTGTCAGAAGGAAGAAAGTAGGACCAAAAGGTTGTACTTCATGTAATCCTAGTAAAAAAGCTGATGTGGGCACTATGCATGGGTTTGTCCACCAGTCTAAAGGTATTGGTTCTCATGTGACTTCTTTTAGTCCAAAAAGTAATGCTAGAGGAGCCCGTGGACCTGTGGATGGTTTAAGGAGTAAGGGCAATTTTGGCAACACAAAATAAACCTTGAATAGCGGggttaagataagtctcatcaCGTCTGAAACTGCCTTACCCCAGGCACCTGTGCTTACCCTACTATAGAAGCAAACCCCTCcctcaaattttttgtttagttcaaaAAGCTTAGATCAGGCCTTAACTGCTCTTGACCAACCTAAGGGGACAAAGACTGAAGGACCATCTTCACAAAACCACCAAACGCGCACTGCTCCTGCAACTAAGGCCCAAGTAAGAGCTAATGGAAATAAAGCCAAGGCAGGAATGGGCAATCCTCCGAAAAGGGAAAATCATGGCTCTTTCTCCATCTCTAATGGCACAAGTAAAAGCAAGCCCAACCATGATTTGGGGATGGTTCGACTTGGAAGAAATGAAGGCGTGGCATCTCATCTTTCCCTTAACACCGGAAAGCAGAAGGCTGGGGTACTTACCACTGTCGGACCCGGCTTGGTTGGAGTGGGAAAACCCCTGGTGGATATTCCCCTCAGACAGAACGTCGGTAGCAGAAGCGAAAGTATTCAATTGGAGAGCCCTATCGCCGCTGTCGCTGGCCTAAAGCTTGAGCGAATTAGGTCTGAAGGAAGAAGGCGTGGGAAGGAGAATATGGATATCCAGAACGATGGCAGTGAGGTGCTGGGGAAACGAAGTATCAAAGGCTTTGGTCCTGATAGACCCATCAATGTCAAGGTTCAGTCTGATGCTATGCTCAAGGGAGAAGAGTCTGGGGATTTTAGAGCATGTAGCGACCTTAATGAAAGGGGTAGATTGGCCCAGGAAGTTGTTGAGGGAAGTAGGATGGAGTTTGTTGAGCACTGCGGAGGCTCAGACCCAGCCTGATGTCAATAACCTTTTTCCATTAATTAGTCCAATGAAGATCGTTCTCTGGAATTGTAGAAGGGCTTTAAACCCTCGTTTTCATACGGTGTTGACGGAGCTAATTAATGCTCGCTCTCCCTCCATTGTGATTGTCACTGAGACTAGAGTAGAAGGGGAAAGAGCAAAAGAGATTACTAATAGGCTTCCTTTTGATGGAGCTTTGCACGCAGATACAGTTGGCTACTCTGGTGGCATTTGGGTTTTATGGAACTCGGACGAAGTGGAGGTTACTCAGCTTGCAAAAACTGAGCAAGAAATCCAGGTTGAAGTTAAGGTACGCCCCTCCAACCTTTCCTGGgttctttcttctatttatgctAGCCCTAGATTAGAGGAAAGGAAATTGCTGTGGAAAAATTTATCTTCTGTTGCCCTCCTTCATCGTCTTCCCTGGCTGATGATGGGGGATTTCAATGAGTTACTTTCTTGTAATGATAAACTTGGTGGTAACCCTCTCAACCCTAGACGTGTTCAGATGTTTAAAGACTGTTTTGATTCATGTGGGATGGTGGATCTGGGCTTTCATGGACCTAAATTTACCTGGGTAAATAAGAGGGAGGTGGGTCATTTCATCCAAGAAAGGCTTGATAGAGGGTTTGCCAATATTGATTGGATGGATTTGTATCCTGAAGCTGCTGTGCATCATCTGGCCCGTACTCATTTGGATCATTGCCCTGTTCTTCTCAACCTTGATACTTCTCCCCCTTCATACCTCTTTCGACCTTTCCGCTTTCAACTTGTTTGGATGTCTCACCCTTTGTTTTCCAAAGGTTGTCAGTGATTCTTGGGAGGAAGACAGGGCTTTGAAGGGTAACATTGAGAGTTTTACTAAGGAAGTGATTGTATGGAATAAAGATGTTTTTGGCAACATTTTCCATAGGAAGAATCGGATGGAGGCAAGACTTAGAGGTATCCAAGCAAGCCTTGCTGATGGACCTAGTAATCATCTTTTGACTCTTGAGGAAGTGCTAAGAAAGGAGTATTTGGGGATTTTTTAGCAAGAGGAGGAGTTTTGGTCAGTTAAATCCAGACTCAATTGGCTCATTCAAGGTGATAGAAACACCAAGTTCTTTCACTTATCTGCTCGGATCAGAAGAAAGAGGAACAGAATCGCTTGTTTAATGGATAATCAGGGCAACTGGATTCATGATGAAAGGGAGGTGGATGAAAGGGAGGTGGCTAGCTTGATTAGGAAAGGGTTTTATGATCTTTTCTCTACAAGTGCTGTGAGCGTGCAAAGAATCATCTGGAATATCCCTTCTTAGCCTTGTTTTTTAAATGAGGAGGAGGCTAATGGGCTAACCTTGGGGGTGTCTATGCCATAAGTTAAGGATGGCCTTTGGTGTCTCAAACCCCTCAAATCCCCGGGGCCCAATGGCATCCATGCAGGGTTTTTCCAATCCTTCTGGAGCACAGTGGGTATTTCTGTCTTTGATGAAGTGAGGAAAGCCTTTAGGGACTCTACCATCCCGCCACACCTTAATGAAACCTTAATCACCCTCATCCCAAAATGCCCGGGGGCAGATTGCTTGAACTCTTTTAGGCCAATTAGTCTCTGCAATACGATTTACAAAGTAGTTACAAAGATTATAGTTAAAAGACTAAGACCATTGCTGCCTAAGCTTATTTCTCCCCTCCAAACAGCCTTTGTTCCGGGAAGAATGGGATTGGATAAAATGATCATAACCCAGGAGATTATTCACACTATGAGTCTCAAGAAGGGAAGGGCAGGCTTTATGGCCATAAAAATTGATCTGGAAAATGCTTACGACAGGTTGGAGTGGCACTTCTTAAGGGATGTTCTTAATCTTTATCGACTGCCTTCCTGCCTTATTGATCTCATTATGAGCTGTGTCTCTAGCTCATCTATTTCTATCCTCTTCAATGGTGGCAAATTGGACCACTTCCAGCCTTCGAGGGGTATTAGGTAAGGCGACCCTTTATCCTCATACTTATTCATTATGTGTATGAAGGTCTTGGGTTTCCTTATAAATGGGAAATATGAGGAAAAGTTGTGGGACCCGGTGAAAGCCTCAAGGAACGGACCAGCCTTCTCGCATCTTTTCTTTGCTGATGATCTTATGCTTTTTGCAAAGGCTGATTTGAAAAATTGCACAAATATTAGAGAAACCTTAGATTCCTTCTGTGATCTCTCAGGCTTAAAGGTCAACCTAAGAAAATCTAAGGTGCTTTTCTCCGCTAATGTTGATATAGATCAGCGTAGCGAGCTCAGTGATGTGCTTGGTTTCAGCTCCACCCCTAACCTAGGGAAATATTTGGGGTTTCCCCTCAAACACTCGGGTGCAACCTCCCAAGATTTCAACTTTGTCATTGAACAGGTTCAAAACAAACTCCAAGGTTGGAAATCTAAGCTTTTGTCTATGGCTAGGCGGGTTGTTTTATCTCAAGCAGTCATTTCTACCGCCCCAGCTTATGTTATGCAAGGATGTACTCTTCCTCAAAGAGTTCTTAGTAGCATTGACAAGATTAATCGGAATTTTGTGTGGGGGTCTACTGATGAGGTTAAGAAGATGCATATGGTGAGTTggaaaaaaatcacaaaaccaaAAGCAAGGGGTGGCCTTGGAGTCCATAATGCTAAAGGTAGAAATGTGTCCCTAGCTGCCAAGCTCTGTTAGAGGATGGATCAGTCCACCAATGCAAAGTGGGCAGAAGTTTTGCGAAAAAAATACCAAGTCAGACCTGATTGGAAAAGCAAGGCACATTCTAGAGTGTGGACAGCCGTGTTAAAGGGCAAAGAAGTATGTAACAAAGGTTCCAAGTGGACTATTGGCAGTAATAGCTCCTTAAGCTTCTGGTTTGACAAGTGGATGGGTGCTGGAATGATGAAAGAGCTCGTGGAAGGTCCTTTGAACCGAGAGGAGGAGTTTTTAACCATCAAGGATGTGACTGAGGATGGGAAGTGGAATTTGGGcaccctttctttttatttccccTCCTCCTTACTAAGGAACATTTTATCCACTCCCTTACGCAGATTTGCAGCGAGGGAGGATCAAAGAAGTTGGATTTCTAACCCAAGTGGAGGTTTTGATCCAAAAAATGCTTATTTGATTGCGGTTGGAGAATATTTTTTGGAGCCTGATTTTAATGGAAAATGGCTTTGGAAACTCAAAACCCTCCCAAAAATCCATATTTTCTTGTGGAAATGCCTTCACCATAGCCTGCCCGTGAAGAGCATCCTCACCCAGAAAGGTATTGAAGGTCTGGGTGGATGTGATTTCTGCCCTGCTACTGAGGAGACCATAATTCATGTCCTAAGGGACTGTCCGATTGCTATAAGGTTTTGGAGGATGTCcaggttccctctctctcttgagCCTTCGTTTAGTGAGGACTTGGATACCTGGATACGTTTGAACACCAAATCCAAGCTCATGACAGTAGGGAAAGATTACCCTTGgagctctttctttctttttggaatTTGGCAACTGTGGCTTCAACGAAATAACAAAGCCTTCGAACAGCAAGATGCAAATCCAAACCtctttaaaattgttgagatgCAGGTCAAAGAATTAATCTATTGTGTAGTTGATCCAGGCAAAGAGAGGGGTACAATTGAGAAGGAGGTTCGTTGGAGTAAACCACCAATTGGATGGCACAAATTGAACACTGATGGTTCATTGGTGGGAGCTAACGGTCTGGCTGGCTATGGTGGAGTAATTAGAGATAGTAATGGGTGTTGGATTAATGGCTTTGCAATGTCCATAAACATTACCTCAAGTATCGCGGTTGAACTTTGGGCTTTAAGAAAGGGCCTTCATCTTTGTGTTAATGCGCATATTCAAGCTGTAGAAATTGAGCTTGATGCATCTGCAGCAATTTCCTTACTGGCTAGCAATATCAGTTCTAATGGGGACCTTTTTGGTCTTATTGATGATTGCAGGGAACTGTTGCTGCAGTTGCCTCAAGCGAAGCTGTCTCATGTGTTTAGAGAAGCTAATTTTTGCGTTGATGCTCTTGCTCGTATGGGATCTGCAGTTACAGATTTTAATTCCCATTTTGCTTCCCCCCCTCACTGTGTTATCCCCCTTTTGTTGGCTGATTCAATGGGAATGTATCGGCTTAGATTATGTAATGCTACTCCTAATGTATTTggttcttagtttttaatataattcgttgtttaccaaaaaaaaaaaaaaattgtttttttacttttatgttttatatgTATTAATTTAATGTACGatatatgtaaaattaaattttaataaattatataaaaaaaattgagtggcCAGATGGGGTGGATACCGCAAGTATTTTAGGAAGGgacagtaaaaataaaaatgagaaaccCCATCTCAAAGCGAGAGAGAAATAATGCAGAGATAGGAAAAAGGAAACCCGATCTATTGTCATGCGTGCCTCCTTACACGCGTGGGGATACATTTTTCGTTTCTCAATCTTTAATCAACACTAAGCATACTTAATAACATTCCAATGGTGTAGCTAAATATATACAAATCTCTCTAATAGAAAATGACCCCATAAAAATAGTCTTTAATGGACTCTCTAATAGTCTTTAAGAAACCCCATCTCAAAGCGAGAGAGAAATAAGGCAGAGATAGGAAAAAGGAAACCCAATCCATTGTCATGCATGCCTCCTTACACGCGTGGGGatacattttttgtttctcattctTTAGTCAACACTAAGCAGACCTAAGAGCATTCCAATGGTGTagctaaatgcataaaaatctCTATAATAGAAAATGACACCATAAAAATAGTCTTTAATGGACTCTCTAtacttggaattttttttttctcatgaatagtagcacaTCAAGTTTGATGGGCTattgttcattcttcaaatgttttttttttttttttctattataataatcaggaattgaataaaaaaatgttggaagatgtgtagttgttaaaaaaataataataatgaatgaagaaataatatttaaatgagatagaaaataagatagagaatctgttgaaaagtgtatttgaaaaagtggataaataaaagataaaaatcactattcattttccaaatatcaaaacagtacaaaaatttgcttAATTTACTGCGCAACTCTttctaatttattaattatttatttaaatcaatCATTTGAGGACTTAAAATGACGAATCTAACCTGTACTTTCAACCAATTACAAGAGTGGCACTTTAAGGTTTTAACATTTCGGCCCTATAAAATGAAAGTGGCTTAATAAACGATCCTGTtgtgtagggtttttttttttttttttaaataattattttcagTTTATTTGATTGATGTATTAATTTTTGGTagatgtaattattttttaaaacaataaaagaaataaactatattaaactaggaatttttcattttattaaacaCTGATATGAGACTTATGAgtgttttggaattttgggcCTCACCATACTGCAGCACAATTCGTGAAGTTTACTGGTGAGCTGATTTTCTAGAAAAGCGAGGTTGTCAACAATATTTTGAGCCTCCTCgagttattttgtttttgttgaatttaaatgtttttGAATGGTATAAATTAGACTCGTTAGAGCATCTACATCAGTGGGTGCATGGTcttctaaaatacaaaaatctcttcattttacacattttggccaaaaaaacaccaacattagtgggtgtaaaattgtaTATTTATACACAATTGcaacagtaaccgtgcatatatgcacggttattTTAGCTCgtatatttgatattttattattttttctctctcctacaTCTGACTCTCAtctcaactctctctttctctcatctcaacTCTActcagctctctctttctctcatctcaacTCTGCACTGCAAAGCCGATCAGCCTCTTCGATCCAACAATCCGATTAGCCTCTCCAATCATCTCAACTTGCTGTTGAACTCATCGGAGGCATAGCACACACATGAAAACGACCGGCTTACTCGGCGAACCATGATTTGGCAATCCAAGGCCTTGACGGTTCCGAATCCGGCAAGTTCTAACCGGAGCTCCGTTACCTTCTTGCCATTCGGATCTATGGCTTTTGGGTTTTgatccattttttattatttgtttgattagtGTGTTTTGGGATTTCATATGGCTGGGTTGAATGggttgatgatggtggttgCTTGATGATGGTGGCTGTGTGGTTGTTCTATTTGATCGTTGATGGTGGCTGGTGGCTGGGTGTGGGTGATTTTAGGTTTATGTTGGGTCTGTGAGAGGGTCCCAGAGAGGAGAGggaaggaaataataaaaaatgtaaaaagaatgaatattttattaaataaatatgtaaaatagataaaatgatgtgcgtgttttgtaaaagtggatgtgtaaaatagaaaaagtatgttttttcttacaaaatagacagaaaatttgCACGAACTAATGTGATTGCTCTTACTGATGTGAATTCTTAAGTGTTTTATGtcattaagaaaaaaatcaacCCATTATTGCATGATATAaagggtttttcaaaatatcaatttaacGTTTTTGACCATGAAATAGAAATGAAATAATTGGACATTAGAAAAAATATACATGTTTCCCATGGGCCATGGATAAGCTTAAAGAATATCAATTCAACAAGAGTTATTTGAGTAAACTTTCctatttgagttttaaaaaaaataataataaaatatgcaaTGTTTCCTCTTGAAAACTATTTCTAAAATTCAGCTATCTTCTTTGTAATTGCAATCAAAAGGGACTTTTGTCTATGTTTTCAACTAGATatattatcatttctttttttggttgattaatcAATACTTTTCTCATTCAGTGAGTGTTATTTTGACTTTAATGCAAActtgatgaaagtattgtgtCATTTCTTATTATTAGGTTACAACCTAagttggtttctcaaaaaaaggtTACAACCTAAGTTTATCCACAAAAATATTCAACCGTGGTGATTATGAGGTTGTCATTTCAATTTACCTGCTGAGTATTATAAATGTGTAGCTTTGGCACtagaattaagaaaaaagaattggATACATGATGTAATGTGagacaataattaaaaattaatttagattCTAATTATGATTGGATAATGATGGGATTAAATCTTATATACAATTAATGCATTATTTTCTCCTTTTAATATCCCAAAACAATTGAGCCAAGAAGAAACAATACTACCATATGCCTCAGGAGTTGGGTCTAAGTATAACTAAATGAAAAAGTTATCAAGGTATCATAAGGGTattgatttaagaaatatttaaaaaaaattatgaaaaaagaaaaaagtaactaactttttatattttctacaaaaatgatattaaaattttcctaaatttttttattaacaaatgttctAAAAACATTCATTAAACGGGTCTATAATTAAAAGTCCAAAATTTAACACTAGATGACATGCTTTACTAATAGTTCACCCAACTAAAAGCCATGGAGTGGACGGAGCCCAATTGGGGTTGCTAACTTAAATAGCCCCAAATCCGTGACATTATTTTCATCTTATTCCTATGTGCTGTGTTAGTTTGGTAAAATTATTCTGATCTATACCTTTTAGCCTTTTGTCTTACATTTtaccaaaaggaaaattatcaTTTGATCTCTATTTCAAATCTTGTCTATTTTATGGTTCATattaaatttaacaaatttaagGTATACAAACAgtcacattatttaaaattgtaaataatgtGACAGTCTATACCGTTacgttatttaaaataaaatttggacaacaaaatgaaggaaatagacaaaatttgaaatgaagAAGATCTTGTTCCTTACCGAATATGCAACAAATTaacttttttgaaaataagcTACTTTTTATCTTATGGTTTCACTTAGGGCAATCCAAACTCAACCAAAGACTTGACCCACCCGAAGAAACCGATTGAATCTAATCCGATGCCAGCTGACCCAACTACTCCAGCGGTTGGTGGCAGGTCTTTACTTCTAGAAATTGACTTCGACAGGTCGGTTTCGATTTTCTCccccaaaataggaaaaactcGAACCGACTGATGTACTAAGATTTTCCGACAAAAATTTCCAGATTTGGCAAAAATTTCTAGATTCTAGTGAGATATCTAGTAAATCAGTTGAGATTTCAACTGGATTTGGCAAAATCTCATTGAATCTGGTGAGATTTCCGCCAGATTTGGCTAAATCGCATCGAATCCGATGAGATTTTCGTTGAATCTGGCGTTTTCTCTTCTATTTCAAATCTTGTCTATTTTATGGTTCATattaaatttaacaaatttaagGTATACAAACAgtcacattatttaaaattgtaaataatgtGACAGTCTATACCGTTacgttattta
The sequence above is drawn from the Quercus robur chromosome 7, dhQueRobu3.1, whole genome shotgun sequence genome and encodes:
- the LOC126691288 gene encoding uncharacterized protein LOC126691288 — translated: MGEIPGAFAQVFNLSTSNEGFLAEPLDLGDVAKGMIAVTLNLDTRKAIRARWTHAIIVKVFGWTVGFHFLHAKVRNLWKPVGRLDCVDLGKDYFLIRFGLVEDYDNVIKGGPWFVGGHFLTIKAWEPNFRPSNATCNLVAVWLRLPELPFEFYDPGFLKEIGSAIGPVLQVDSQMATEARGRYARICVQVDLNKPLIRSILLEGMIQEIQYEGINTLCFSCGHVGHQKEGCPYSVKTNAPTPTPEQESTLGEEEVDVMASNNFQEVGTSNVNLKDEYGPWVLVRRKKVGPKGCTSCNPSKKADVGTMHGFVHQSKGIGSHVTSFSPKSNARGARGPVDGLRSKGNFGNTK